The following proteins are encoded in a genomic region of Pectinophora gossypiella chromosome 6, ilPecGoss1.1, whole genome shotgun sequence:
- the LOC126367920 gene encoding G-protein coupled receptor 143-like: protein MSDPTIQTFCCHHSGNQEDMAVKIMSEFNTDSYNTVCLVSSTVGILGALYQVYPYVTKRVTDGRTLSSIRGRRIIMWLAVADLLASFGVLVRSSLWLRYKNIMPMPDDDVSVLFCSLISAWTQYFYTVTWFWTLFYAIDTFLALKGRDSHPLLYHSLAWGVPAATTGIGLSILYIPNATCHNLTSVSNALLRVLPNYCATYLPIATVMIVNPVMYLLASKNIEMAVALPLAQFTSKERRVVDTLKIKFCLINTVFYVCWLPNLINGVLLWTMWFTIPVKSIIVIWYIMAVFNPMQALLNALVYRKWNSDRRFVPTFSRAQKEFNFYDEQSPLLGSEPPRLKLNPILPSSINNYATL, encoded by the exons ATGTCGGATCCTACAATACAAACCTTTTGTTGTCATCATTCAGGAAATCAGGAGGATATGGCTGTCAAAATTATGAGTGAATTCAATACGGATTCATATAACACTGTTTGTTTGGTTTCATCTACTGTTGGTATCTTGGGGGCTTTGTATCAG GTCTATCCATACGTTACTAAAAGAGTTACAGACGGGCGCACGTTATCATCGATTCGAGGACGGCGCATTATCATGTGGCTGGCCGTCGCAGATTTATTAGCATCTTTCG gAGTCCTGGTTCGTTCTTCACTGTGGCTAAGGTACAAAAATATCATGCCCAtgcctgatgatgatgttagtgTGTTATTCTGCAGTTTAATATCA GCTTGGACTCAATATTTCTATACAGTGACTTGGTTTTGGACTTTATTTTATGCAATTGATACTTTTCTGGCTCTCAAAGGGCGTGATTCTCATCCTTTGTTATATCACTCCTTAGCCTGGGGAGTGCCTGCTGCCACAACAGGCATTGGATTGTCGATACTTTACATTCCCAATGCTAC CTGCCACAATTTGACTTCAGTTTCAAATGCCTTGTTGAGAGTCCTACCAAACTACTGTGCAACATATTTGCCAATAGCCACTGTGATGATTGTAAATCCTGTCATGTATTTACTAGCTAGTAAGAACATTGAGATGGCAGTGGCTTTACCTTTAGCTCAg TTTACCAGCAAAGAAAGAAGAGTGGTAGACacattgaaaattaaattctgTCTCATCAACactgtattttatgtttgttgGTTACCAAATCTTATAAATGGTGTACTGTTATGGACAATGTGGTTTACAATTCCAGTTAAATCTATAATTGTTATATGGTACATAATG GCGGTGTTCAACCCCATGCAGGCATTGCTTAATGCTTTAGTCTACCGAAAATGGAATTCAGATCGTCGATTTGTACCAACCTTTTCAAGAGCTCAAAAAGAATTTAACTTTTATGATGAACAGTCGCCGTTACTTGGGTCAGAACCACCTCGACTTAAGCTCAATCCTATTTTGCCATCTAGTATAAACAATTATGCAACATTGTGA
- the LOC126367925 gene encoding uncharacterized protein LOC126367925 isoform X1 has product MSAKIILIFCSFLAGYANSASTYDQRQNGNLNVQVDLKDLRIIAVMKGGKEEYVDYDYAYDYSEMTIKPVNGTTPKPLNGTSTTTDPTRDNTTAVTAVTEPTNLAVKNNDTNSLETDVTLNPANESMTTVKSPEMITSATIEPQEAVTKEMSTSTSTTRPTPGAGCKKGFVMNQKGDCELKLQGAGNALLKLVKLSQKLKLRRENRRNGDTTD; this is encoded by the exons ATGAGTgcaaaaattattttaattttctgctCTTTCCTTGCTGGATACGCCAATTCCGCTTCCACATACGATCAAAGGCAAAATGGAAATTTGAACGTTCAAGTTGACTTGAAAGACCTACGTATCATAGCTGTTATGAAAGGGGGCAAAGAGGAATATGTG GACTACGATTACGCGTATGATTATTCGGAAATGACAATAAAACCAGTGAACGGTACTACACCAAAACCGTTGAACGGGACAAGTACAACGACTGATCCTACCAGAGATAATACGACTGCGGTCACGGCGGTTACAGAACCGACCAATTTGGCTGTAAAAAACAACGATACCAACAGTTTGGAAACAGATGTGACGCTCAATCCGGCGAACGAATCTATGACAACTGTAAAGAGTCCAGAAATGATTACCTCTGCGACTATTGAACCTCAAGAAGCAGTGACTAAGGAGATGAGCACTTCAACTTCAACAACGCGTCCGACACCTGGTGCTGGTTGCAAAAAAGGATTTGTCATGAATCAAAAAGGCGACTGCGAGCTGAAATTGCAAGGTGCTGGAAATGC ATTACTGAAGCTGGTAAAACTATCACAAAAACTGAAACTTAGAAGAGAGAATAGAAGGAATGGGGACACCACAGACTGA
- the LOC126367923 gene encoding malectin-A has product MLDLSVMSRLLFFTILCIFSELKSATGLGEIIYAINAGGPAYTDIYGIHYEKDPLQGRIGTASDFGKQLVMIGRVNSKDEILYQTERYHHSTFGYDIPANKDGDYVLVLKFSEVYFNAPNMKVFDVVLNGDHTIVADLDIFDKVGRGVAHDEYIPYTIKNGKLYYNEEESDIRGGKIKVEFIKGYRDNPKINALYVMRGTIDEVPKLPPLVWPENETEELREDVEEKNTKSRKTSGPKQPDPYSMDESSVLIPVFITIGAFVPLLFCLCKL; this is encoded by the coding sequence atgttggacTTGTCAGTGATGTCTCGGTTActgttttttacaattttatgcATATTTTCTGAGTTAAAAAGTGCTACCGGTTTAGGTGAAATTATTTATGCCATAAATGCTGGTGGGCCCGCCTATACCGATATCTATGGCATTCACTATGAAAAGGATCCTCTGCAGGGAAGAATCGGCACCGCCTCCGACTTCGGTAAGCAGTTAGTTATGATCGGGCGAGTGAATTCTAAAGATGAAATACTGTACCAGACAGAGCGATACCATCACAGCACATTTGGCTACGATATACCAGCTAATAAGGACGGTGACTATGTATTGGTATTGAAGTTCAGTGAAGTTTACTTCAATGCTCCCAATATGAAAGTTTTTGATGTCGTGCTGAATGGTGATCATACTATCGTAGCTGATTTGGACATCTTCGATAAAGTCGGGCGTGGGGTTGCCCATGATGAATATATCCCATATACCATCAAGAATGGTAAACTATATTATAACGAGGAGGAATCTGATATACGAGGAGGAAAAATAAAGGTTGAATTTATCAAAGGCTACAGGGATAACCCAAAAATAAATGCTCTCTATGTTATGCGTGGTACAATAGATGAAGTTCCTAAACTTCCACCATTAGTGTGGCCAGAAAATGAGACGGAAGAGTTGAGAGAAGATgtggaagaaaaaaatacaaagtctCGAAAAACCAGTGGTCCGAAGCAACCAGACCCCTACTCCATGGACGAGAGCTCGGTTCTTATCCCTGTGTTCATCACCATTGGTGCTTTCGTCCCTCTTCTATTTTGCCTGTGcaaactttaa
- the LOC126367904 gene encoding A-kinase anchor protein 10, mitochondrial, with amino-acid sequence MIKFWKSAAKGKSGCPVRPPESNTASGSNTDVRPLLGIQLEKENRDFTCTFEKKSKLTLSLRDVLVEKRALKYFLQYMESIGKQMLIHCWLDLDNFKTVLLQTSMSNDVENISKLCRTKSFDLQCKCNPHASQRYSWKDSASLSSANNSKLTKNDGSTSSCGNLSEHTKYTCDTCENKKYFNTTEEAINLFKKYVALEAPCQLDLPDSLRKSVISNICQPEGHIKEDCFKPVQDVVFNQIEVNYFNGFMDSHYYIKAQIDVLTSGSLNLEDILYNESILFYFTEFLEQENCSILLEFLMAVTHFRDNLLNGHNTNPEQAQADSIILYDKYFSLQATNPVGFSTDIRLQIESDICREGGPLATCFDLPYRIVFKTLTRYVKTFLESELYYKYLSEMLHSVEQMCSNHKSHSDCSSEFSISTQNTLLAMGDPVFRKKKRNLSVPDMTIDSNQLYNADALWQRKKSDGLSLGRVNSLGRFESKFEPDPDKKGKSVLKKMVSRFVPTNTSKVEEEMAWQIAHMIVKDVTDLTMAPPDDDV; translated from the exons atgatcaAGTTTTGGAAAAGTGCAG caAAGGGAAAGTCCGGGTGTCCTGTACGGCCTCCCGAATCTAATACGGCGAGTGGATCTAATACTGACGTCAGGCCTCTCTTAGGTATACAACTGGAGAAGGAAAATAGAG ATTTTACATGTACATTTGAAAAGAAATCGAAATTGACATTAAGTTTGCGTGATGTATTGGTTGAAAAAAGAGCACTGAagtattttttacaatacatgGAAAGTATAGGCAAACAGATGCTTATCCACTGTTGGTTAGATCTGGATAATTTTAAAACTGTTTTATTACAAACAAGTATGAGTAATGATGTTGAAAACATTTCCAAACTATGCCGAACTAAAAGCTTTGATTTGCAATGCAAATGCAATCCACACGCGTCACAAAGATACAGCTGGAAAGACTCTGCTTCTCTCTCAAGTGCTAATAACTCTAAATTAACTAAGAATGATGGTTCAACAAGTTCTTGTGGGAACTTATCTGAACATACCAAATATACCTGTGACACTTGTGAGAATAAGAAATATTTCAATACCACTGAAGAAGCAATTaacttgtttaaaaaatatgtagcTTTAGAAGCCCCCTGTCAACTAGACTTACCAGATAGTTTAAGGAAATCAGTTATATCAAACATTTGTCAACCTGAGGGGCACATAAAAGAAGACTGTTTTAAACCAGTGCAGGATGTTGTATTTAACCAAATTGAAGTGAACTACTTTAATGGTTTCATGGACAGCCATTATTATATTAAGGCACAAATAGATGTATTGACTAGTGGCTCTCTCAACTTGGAAGACATTCTGTATAATGAATCCATATTATTCTACTTTACTGAATTTTTAGAACAGGAGAACTGCAGCATTTTGTTAGAATTTTTGATGGCAGTTACACATTTTAGAGATAACTTACTGAATGGTCACAACACAAACCCAGAGCAGGCGCAGGCTGATTCCATTATCCTCTATGACAAGTACTTCTCTCTACAAGCAACGAATCCTGTTGGCTTCTCAACTGACATTAGATTGCAAATTGAAAGTGATATATGTAGAGAAGGAGGTCCATTAGCAACATGCTTCGATCTACCTTATCGAATAGTGTTCAAAACACTAACTAGATATGTTAAGACATTTTTAGAATCtgaattatattataagtatctTTCAGAGATGTTACACTCTGTAGAACAGATGTGTTCTAATCATAAGTCACATTCAGACTGCAGCAGTGAATTTAGTATAAGCACCCAAAATACCCTTCTGGCAATGGGAGATCCTGTCTTCCGCAAGAAAAAGCGCAACCTGTCTGTACCTGACATGACAATAGACTCCAATCAACTCTATAATGCTGATGCTTTGTGGCAGCGGAAAAAGAGTGATGGTCTCAGTCTTGGAAGAGTCAACAGCTTGGGCAGATTTGAATCCAAATTTGAGCCAGACCCAGATAAGAAAGGCAAGTCAGTTTTAAAGAAAATGGTTAGCAGATTTGTGCCAACAAATACTTCAAAAGTTGAGGAGGAGATGGCCTGGCAGATTGCACACATGATTGTCAAAGATGTCACCGACTTAACTATGGCCCcacctgatgatgatgtatga
- the LOC126367925 gene encoding uncharacterized protein LOC126367925 isoform X2 — MSAKIILIFCSFLAGYANSASTYDQRQNGNLNVQVDLKDLRIIAVMKGGKEEYVDYDYAYDYSEMTIKPVNGTTPKPLNGTSTTTDPTRDNTTAVTAVTEPTNLAVKNNDTNSLETDVTLNPANESMTTVKSPEMITSATIEPQEAVTKEMSTSTSTTRPTPGAGCKKGFVMNQKGDCELKLQDY; from the exons ATGAGTgcaaaaattattttaattttctgctCTTTCCTTGCTGGATACGCCAATTCCGCTTCCACATACGATCAAAGGCAAAATGGAAATTTGAACGTTCAAGTTGACTTGAAAGACCTACGTATCATAGCTGTTATGAAAGGGGGCAAAGAGGAATATGTG GACTACGATTACGCGTATGATTATTCGGAAATGACAATAAAACCAGTGAACGGTACTACACCAAAACCGTTGAACGGGACAAGTACAACGACTGATCCTACCAGAGATAATACGACTGCGGTCACGGCGGTTACAGAACCGACCAATTTGGCTGTAAAAAACAACGATACCAACAGTTTGGAAACAGATGTGACGCTCAATCCGGCGAACGAATCTATGACAACTGTAAAGAGTCCAGAAATGATTACCTCTGCGACTATTGAACCTCAAGAAGCAGTGACTAAGGAGATGAGCACTTCAACTTCAACAACGCGTCCGACACCTGGTGCTGGTTGCAAAAAAGGATTTGTCATGAATCAAAAAGGCGACTGCGAGCTGAAATTGCAAG ATTACTGA